The following is a genomic window from Lujinxingia vulgaris.
GCGGGCTGAGTCTCAGTCCGTCTCCGATTCCATCGAGAGGGGGAGCTCTTCGTTGGGAGCGAGGTCGCGGTTGATGAACTCGGCGACCTCGCCGAGGAAGCGTTTGCGCTCCTGGCCGCTGCGAAAGTCGCGGCTGGTCACATCGATCTCCAGCACGTCGAGGCCGTACTTGCGGCGCGCGACCTGGGCGAAGGTCTCGTAGTAGCCGTTGAGGCCGCGCAAAAAGTCGCTGGTGATGCCGCGTTCTTCTTCGCGACCGCGCTCGGCGATACGTTTGAGCAAGACGCGGGTATCCGGGGTGTGCAGCAGGATGACCTTGTTGGGCTGGCGGATCGAGTGGTTGAAGCGCTTGAAGAAGTCGAAGTAGAGATCCAGCTCATTGTCGGTCATATGCCCCAGACCGTGCAGGTATTTGGCAAAGATCTCGGGGTCTTCGATCAGCGTGCGGTCCTGGACGCAGGAGGCGCGCATGCGATCGATCTGGCCGTGGTGCTCAACCCGGCGCAGCAAGAACTCCATCTGTAGCGTGAAGCTCCAGCGGGTCATGTCGCCGTAGTAGTTGCGCAGAAAGCGGTTGTCGACGACCGGCTCATGGAAGAGCTCACAGCCAAAATGGCGTGCGATGATCTTGGCGGCGGTGCTCTTTCCGGCGCCGATGTTTCCGGCCAGCGCGATGAAGTGACGGGGGGCAGTGGTCATGTTCAGCTCAGCATTCACAGGGGAAATCATTGCCTGAATCGGCGGCAGTGTAGCCGGGGTCAGGGGTGATGCAAGAATGTGGTGGCATCGCGGTGCAACCATCGCCAGGCGGCCAGAAGGCCGATGAGTGCGGCGACTTCCAACCACCCGGCTGCGGCAAAGGTTCGGGAGGCCGGGGCCACGTCGAGAAGAACGCCGCCCAGGCCCGCGCCCAGCGCGCCCCCCAGCCCGAAGACCACAAGGTAGAGCGCGCCCTGGCCGGTGGCGCGAACCTCCCGCGGAATGCGACGATCGAGGATCGCCATCATCGCCACATAGAAGGCGCCGTAGCTAAAGGCGTGGCCGAGCTGGGCCGCGAGCAGCACGGGCAGGCTCGTGGTGGTCGCGGTGATGAACCAGCGCAGCGCTGTCAGCGCGATGCTCAACGCGAAGAGG
Proteins encoded in this region:
- a CDS encoding deoxynucleoside kinase, translating into MTTAPRHFIALAGNIGAGKSTAAKIIARHFGCELFHEPVVDNRFLRNYYGDMTRWSFTLQMEFLLRRVEHHGQIDRMRASCVQDRTLIEDPEIFAKYLHGLGHMTDNELDLYFDFFKRFNHSIRQPNKVILLHTPDTRVLLKRIAERGREEERGITSDFLRGLNGYYETFAQVARRKYGLDVLEIDVTSRDFRSGQERKRFLGEVAEFINRDLAPNEELPLSMESETD